ggaagggtaATTCTGTCAGGCAATaattctctttttaaatgtagtggactttatgccttaccaaatacatattagtggacttagtgggttagaaacttgatcaGTGGACCTAGTGAGTTAGAAACATGTTATAGTGGACCCTaggctaattttttatatttttaccctTCCATACTCTATTTAAGtgatgataaaataaaataaaataaactctaTTTAAGTGGGCTCCACCTTTACTTAAATATACgatcaatataaaaataaaacacagTATTTGCAGGGAAAAAGATATCTTTGTGAAagaattgaattaatgaaaCATCAATTGATACATATAGATATACTATTGGAACATGAGCAATTGCTCGGGATGTGAACGGCTCaattttgggaatttttctTAAGTTGTATGATGGGCTTACCTCTCCACGGCTTGTGGAGGCTATGACTTTTAGAAATGATATGATTTTGGGTATTGCTCTGAATGCAGGACGTGTTCTCATTGAATCGGATGCGGAGTCGATTGTCCGGAATTGTTCCATGTCAAAAGATCTGCCCTCTGATCTCGCAGGTTTGGTACgtcatgattttttagctttgAAAGATTCATTTCAATTGTGTGGTTTAATTTTGTCAAACATGATTGTAATAAGGCTGCACATGCTTCTGCAAACAAAGCCCTATTCTTGTAGTTTGTCCAGTCTGTGGAGAACTACTTTACCCCCATGGGGCTCCTATCTTTCTGATGTCTAGGCATTTTTCTACCTCTTAGATCAATAAAAATTTCTCCCTTtcgtaaaaaaagaaagaaagaaagaaagtaaaatgaaCGAGCACATTTGGATCATTAATGTGGACCCAAATTGAAACCTAGAAATTGAAGTTTAGATGAATTATGAGTCGGAGGGAACTCAACCGAATTCGAGGTGCGGCAATAATAGCGAAAGCCGAAACGCAACCAAGAGACTTTTCAAGTGCTTAATTAAACTCGCAAATTGACGGGTCATCACATACATCTTCTTCATGATTTCTATTCGAAAGTACATACTAGATTTATCCATACAGCAATCAAATTCATCTTGCAGTAATTATAAAATGTGaacacatttttctctctttagaaAAAAGGACAGAATCAATTTAATACTATCAAACTATCGTTTACATTAGTTGGAAGATTAATGTAATTGATCATAAAGTCACTAGTATTTGATCAATTTCGATTTGTTGTATCTTCAATATTATAAATTGGTCAGATCACTAAGATGAGGGACTAAATTAACCCACATGATACCAAGTGCACActtaggggtgtcaaacgtgcctgtcgtgccgtgccgtgccattttttTCCGTGCCAACccgtgcttcgtgtcgtgccgtgccgtgcccgtttaCTTCATCGTGCCATGGCGTGCCGTGCCAtaccgtgcccgtgtcgtgccgtggtgggccattttgctttgtcgggccgtgtcgggccgtgcctttataaaatcgtgtcgtgtcgtgccgtgcccgattaattaatcgtgccgcatcgtgtcgtgcctttttttgtcgggtcgtgtcgtgccgtgccttttttatcgggttgtgtcgtgccgtgcctttttttgtcgtgtcgtgtcgtatcgtgtcgtgcctttttttgtcaggttgtgtcgtgccgtgctttttttgtcgggtcgggtcgtgccgtgcctttctTGTCTATTCGTGCCGTGCCTGCCCTTAATCGTGCCGTGCCATGTTGTGCCATCAATTTTCATATACACATCACCAACCGGCAACCGATTTTCGTCTAAAAATAAATCTtcccaaaaaacacacattcCGGTGCGTTGGTGCCTTTAATTTTCTTAAGTTGTATATCGTAGTATTCAATATTTCGATCCTAATGAGTAATGATTATCCAGTGTCCTACGTGCAAGGTGCATCCCCCTAGAAAACACATGCTCTCACAAATGTATTCTCATCAAGGCACGCCAGTATTGGAGTCCACGACAAGTGAATATATCACTAATTTCAATTTTCGATTGCCTCCCAGTCCACATGTTTCTTATAGTGCAAAAAATTAACGCTCgtgcaatgcaatcaaataaataGCTAACAGACTAACAAACTAATAACAAACTaacagactggaggggctaggccgccacctcaactcagcaaacagaatatgcgaggggttatgccaccacctcggctaagcaatgcaatcaaataaaactaactatactaactaaaaacaaactcaatatttagcctggctttgttacacctcaggtttggcataaaaccaggttagaggtatccaccaagtTAAATACGAGCTACTAACACATAAAGTACTAGAGATTGGGTAGTTAATGACTCACTGTTCACCTtccgagagcgagagagagaatgaattcTGGAATGTTGAAAGGGCACTTGCTGGATCGAAAACGGCTACAAAAGCTATCCAAGTACACTATCCCATATGCACACATCGAGTACTGcaatcacacccaaaaaaaaacccaactatTAAAACAGATCAAACCAACAATtcggtaaaataaaaaaaagaaggaaaaaaagaaacatacagAAGAGAAGGGCTTTGTCCCATCTTACCGGCTTTGGTACGAGGAGTACAGATTCCATCTTAACGGCTTCGAGGAGTATGAGAAGTACAGATCCCATCTTACATATCAAAACAGACGAACGAGAATCAACGGACCAAAACTGTCCTAGAGAGCAATCAGTGTTCgacaattcattaaaaatttcatacccaatatttttcaatgattctaaCGCCAAAAGTtcaccaacttaccaatcttttaaacccataaggacccataaccaatagcatcGTTTAACCATAGCAAACGATGAAAAACGAAGCTCTGTACGCTGCCCAGATTTCCAGATTACAgggcaatcttctaaaaatcactataaattgaGTTCTTAATACTTTTGAATGATTCCAGTCCCAAAAGTTGCGTGAgtgaacgaagcttaaaaggtatgaaggaaccctagtcaaatctgcactcTAAGGATGGTTAAACAGGCATTTATCTAAGCAATACGAATCTGTCACGCATAAACgtgacagattgacacacctccactcaaacgaTCATAACTTTCGGTGTAGTAAGAGTTTTAAGGCGATTCCAATGGCAATacaaagctgacttcaagacctcgaaatcgatataaagtttacATGAATCGGATATCAGACAAGAAAGTTACAGCCATTTGAAATTGGGCGCAAACCAAAAACGAGCAGAAACCGAGACAGATTCGTGACCAAActtctaaaatccaccattaattcaattatcaacggttttgagtgattccagcggcattagaacgggctttaAGTCTATTCTATTttatacgaaggaaccaaaattcaaatttgagcTTAAGAAggggcaaaaccccaaaaacgaagaccctgttctgcagattctcggaaatggaagaaacaagCTCAAATAACGAAACAAGGCACAATCTAGatacataaacaccgtataaacacataacaagagtaaaaaatccctacctcaagggttttgagcaaaatccgaccctttgaccaagtcaaccgtagccccacgaggtccgatcatgatttttctcgGATGGATAGGAAGCCCGCACTCCGTATAACAACTTTAAGTCTTGGGCTTTGTTCGGAATCACGccctaagtagatgaaatcgaggAGAGAAGTGGAGGGGGGTGTTTCGGAGGAGCAGCAGAGAGAGAcgtgaaagaagaagaagaaaaaaaaaaagaaagaaaagggcaaCAAAAATGATTTCCCGCGTTTCAATTAATTTCAACATATATATCTATATTCATTTATTGTACTTTCACTCCTACACTAATAATTTCTTCACATCAACCCCCTAATCATATAACCACGACACTATTCGTATTTCCACGTGTCACGCCTTTACTAATAATTACAatacttctttaaaaaaaaaatacggtcAAAAATTATGGGTCACTACAGCTGCTAGGGCTAGGGCTTTCGCCCTCATCTCtttctatttatactagtgCGTGATCATGTGCAACAGTCGcaccataatccatatgcacTCAATAAGGAAAAATTCtcgtaaagtcctataatgcaccacttgaGGGCCGCCCgagttgttttttaaaaatcggaaccgtctaccttgtatgtgggagtgattatatcattcgtacaaaaaatgaagtaaattggttatcgttatatacttgatcacacataacaaaaaaaattctattaataaatctacgtcccgatgaaagggcttctAAAACCCAATAGACCCGAAAATTTGCGAAagtgattaaaacactaagaacaatgaaatgaacggtatggatcgtcatacttgtgtcgcaatcgtgtggctagcgtACATTGGACAATAGCGGAATATATTAGTTTAGAACCAGATAAGTTCgatgtatagatttgaaaggtagctacagactcattttttcaaatgttcgatctaaaccgttacaaTTTAAGATCTTATAtaatttatcattctcccctGAATAAgtgataatcggatgtcggAAACCACGTGATCagaacacattcggtgcttcTAAACGCGTTAAAGTCCTATAATACACCACTTGAGGACCGTccgagttgttttttgaaaatcggaactgtctaccttttatgtgggagtgattatatatttcgtgcaaaaaatgaagtaaattggttatcgttatatacttaatcgcacataacaaaaaaaattctattaataaatctacgtcccgatgaaagggcttccaaaacccgatagacccgaaaatttgcgagagtgattaaaacaccaagaacaacaaaatgaacggtatggatcatcATACTTGTGTCGCAATCATGTGACTAGCGTACAAAAGGCTCGTTTTTATAGAATAGAATTATCAATTATGtgatatatattatttgttctaATTATAAGCACAAAAAGATTGTTGACCTTGGTGGTTTGAGATGTGTGTCAACTGTCAAGTCCCCAAGAACTTGGGTTCGAATCccatagagattatttttttaaaaccattttttttaaagtagttttttttcttctttttttctatgtattttttaaaaatctttattagataaaacaTAATGTATATTAGTATACGTGTAGTAATTGgttatattttattattatcatgtttgaattttgattcaaaatttcttaatcatataaaatattttaaaagcttattttacttaaataaaaagaaaagattaataaattattggattgtcaaaaaatacatacaaataaagtaaaataatctaaaatcctttgtttatttaataacatatttttttttttgggtttttccatGCCTAATTGCCTAGTGACGTGCCATGCCCGACGACGAGAACCGACACCATGTTGTGTCGTGcctgtgccgtgccgtgcccgactAAAATCTCGTTCTACTTCCGTGCTCGtacccgtgcccgtgccgtgcctggTTAGAACCatgtcgtgactcgtgccccatcctacttccgtgccgtgccgtgccgtgtccgtctaagaccgtgtcgtgccagACCAACTTctgtgccgtgcccgtgccgtgcccccTCATTTCCGTGTCCGTGCCGtgccccgtgcccgtgccgtgtcgtgccgtgcctgtctagaaccgtgtcgtgccgtgccgttacTCGTGCCCCATtccacttccgtgccgtgcccgtacCGTGCCCttctaagaccgtgtcgtgccgtgtcgtacCAGGCCAATTTCCGTGCCGTGCCTGTGTCGTTCCCgctcacttccgtgcccgtgtcgtgccgcgTGCCCACTACGACCGTGTCgttccgtgccgtgccaggattAAATCCGTGCCTGTGCCGTGCTGTGCCGCCTTCAAACGTGTCGTGCCCGTaccgtgcccgtgccgacccggcccatttgacacctctatgcACACTGCGAACTACATACCTATCTTAGAGTTGCAATCTTGTCGCTAAACAGTCTCGACAGGTGTGGTTTATCGGATTATTTACCtttttttgtgagagagaggaggaagaggaagaagaagaggcgaTGGCGGCTAACGATGAGGCACAACAACTAGATAGTCGTTGTGTAACCatgattttattaaaaaaaaaaaaaaagaaggggaattTGCACTTACACCCCATGTACTATCACTGATTTGCACATACACCccttgtactccaaatttaggCACTTACACCCCTTGTACTTTGGACTGAAGTGCAATTGTTAGAAAAATCCgttaaaattgatgaaaaagcTACTGGCGGGagattttcctccaaaatgaggAAGAAAATACTCAAAATAACCCTGATAGCCATTTATAATCTATGTCAAACTCCCATTCCAAAAAACAGAGCATCCAAACCCCTTCCTTCTTTTAAcccactctctcttctctcacagGATGTCTTCTCAAACATCAAGAATCTCATCAATCTCAAGCCAAAAGATGCATCCAATTTGCCTTTGCGATTTGCTTGAAATTGATGGGCTTCTTAATATTTGAGAAGACATCTTCTGAGAGAAGAGAGATGTATTGTTCCACTTAACTTTTTCTTAAAGTTATggttatctttatttgaattttttcgcgtttgttagttttgcaccaaatttttgtgatttattaattcatctcgatgagaaaaattgtaaaagttttttttttttttttacttttacccaaatattttggaaaataaccacttttatgtattaaaaaaaaaaaagccaaacaagagaggcacaaaactaaccacttttttaggtaaaagtaaaaaaaattacttttccaattcgtcttgacgagatgaatcagaaaactaaaaaagtgaggcagaaaattaacaaacgcaaaaaaaatcaaataagaaaacaaaaccaaaaaaagtggTAAAGGTTGTTAGTAGAACAGAGTCAAAGAGTGGGTTATTGGGAGGGAGGGGTATGGATGTTCTATTTTTGGAAAGGAGAGTTTGAGAAGGCTTATATATGGCTATCAAGGTTAGTTCAAGCATTTTTTTCCCTCATCTTGGAGGGAAATTTCCCGCCACAGTAGCTTTTCCATTCATTTTAACGGATTTTCTAACAGTTGCACTTCAGTCCAAAGTACAGTGGGTGTAAGTGCCTAAATTTGGAGTATAAGGGGTGTACGTGCAAATTGGTGATAGTACAAGGGGCGTAAGTGCAAATTttcctaaaataaaaaaaatgaacccaCAATTGATTGTGTTCacgccaatttttttgaatgccACATTACAACAGTTGTTCTCCTCTTCAAGTAAAATACAAACAGGAAACTAGATTGAGATCAGAGCAACATTAATCGTTGTTTTCATCTTTAAccaagaaaatcctttacaACAAATGCCGATCCCGGCTATGCTGTATTTCATTTCATGGCTCAAATATGGTTTAGAACAcaggacaaaaaaattacagatcATGATGATTCAAGTAAATTTATTAACTTCATATACTAGTATAATCATTTGGATTCGATTCAACCGACAAAGGTTTATACAGTATGTAAAAAGATGTATCATCTTGTACAAGCTTTGATCCAAAAAGTAAATATTAGCGgaccaaagaacaaaaaaagctAAATGAAGAACTCTCGTATAATGACAATTACCAAGTATTAGCACCTGATTACCGCCGGTACAACTGTATAAGCAAAGGATCGTTTACCTCTGCTCCTTTGATAACTACAATTTTTCTCTGGGTCTCATTCTCAAGCCTTTGGTTCAAAATTCTCTTGCAAGAACCAGTAAAGTTCCTCTGCGACAAGAATTGGGTACTCTTCCTGTGGGAGAAGGGCACCTGGGACCTCAACAAACTTGCTCACTCCTTTGGCTTCTCTGAGAGCTTCCATTTCTGCTTTTGATCTCTTGGGAGCACCCAAAGTAGACACAACTAGCACTGGTATTCTCCCTTCAAATCCTCCAAAGAGTTCAACAAACTCTTCTCGTGACTTCACAGGGTCTAGTAGACCGGTCAAGAAAGCGGCAGGCACGTAACGGGCCCCATCCCGTTTTGTAAGAGCATACCTGCTCTCAATGATGTCGGCAGTTACATTTTCAGGATTAGCGTACACGTGAGATTTGTATTGAGATTGGATTGCGTTCTCGTTGCTTACAAGCACATTGTACATCATCCAGCCTAGAGCAGGAGCCCTCAGGGTTCCCCTAAGAAGCCCATACCTGTTTATTTAGCGAAATAAAATGGAAGGTGAGATCTAGGTGGTCAAGAATGTAAACTAATAAACGAAAGGTCAACTATTAAGGAAATTGCACAGTTGTGTTAGTTCAATACTTGGATATGATTTTGTTGCATACAATAGCAAGGTCCACAGTCCACTATTGCATTGCAAGATCTTGCGAGTGAGCACAAAATAAAACTTCAAAACCAGTGGAGCACAGTGTCCACCCAAATTACAAGATGTATAGTTAAGAGTACCTTGATTCCATCTTAGAATCTCGACCAAACACAATAGGTAGGGGCCCAGCCCAGGTGGGTGCAACAGCAGCAATGCCAGTTGGCTGCACTAAACCCTTTTTTGCAGCACGAACTGTTAATGTAGCAGCATGCCCTCCGCCAAAGACCACTAAATCATTGTCTAGTACAAATGAGCATAGCTATTAGCAAGAAAGATGGAAGAAAATTGACAAGAGTTGTCTTGAGAAACATAACGAAATCACAGAGAATGAAGATGCTGGAATTGCGAGCTACTCCAAAGAGTACGCAAAACCAAAATTTCTCCGAATTTCAAGATCCATGTCAGCAAAAGATTCGCTAAGGGAAGCAACAAAAGTGTTACATTATTATGGTGTAGCTTTCTCGAGAGAAATGCTCAGTCAACCTAAGAACTCATCAATATTCAAAGCAAAATATTCCAAATTtaactgataaaggaaataaTTTGAAGATTCCCTTGGAGTGGACATGTTCTAATGGCTCTTCAACTTGCCAAAGAGGTAAGCAAAACAATATTTTGGAATTGCTTCCTCCCTTAGAGATGCCCAAGCATGGTGATTTGTAAGGAAAACCCTGGGAGACTTAAACTAAGGTAATAAGACAAAGCAATACATCCAAGAGCTAAAGTACTAATACCATAAACACTAGAACCAAAAGAGATTCAATAGTTAGCTTACCCCTACATCAAGTATgtggacataaaaaaaaattatattgaaaGATTCAGAAGACTGCAGAAATGTGCGGTCATCTGGTTATCAAGAATATCCTTTCTCCACAACATCGCTAGTGTTTATGGAACTTCTACAGGAAAACACTTTAAGCAAGAGGTTAGAAGTTAGACCCTAAACTTCAAAATGATGTtagtaagagaataagagataGTCATTAGCTATGTAGCACCGATACTTCGTCAGAGGTCACATCCCGTTGTTGGACACTTCTTAGATACCAACACTCACTGGACATTTGTCCGACTCTCAAATTCTAAGTGTCCTATTGTACCTCAACGTTTTCCATTTGGACACTTGGAGGAAACTTTAAAAAAGGCTCCGGACACTCTCAGACACTCAGAGAACAAGTCGGGGGTTATAAACGAAATATTAAAACTTAGGGAAGTCGTATTTTTTGTGTGACAGATATTGGTTTATTGGTTAGAAATACACATAAATGATGAAATGTTTCTTTCCGTTAACATACTCTTGTGATTGATATAAAAATGAATATGATTTGAAGGTACATGTAGTGTTGCACAGTAACAAGTAGAGCCTTACTTTTTCTAATTTGTATTTATACGATAGTATCCAAATATGTGTCTTAAAACGTGTCCCCCAATGTGTTGTGTCtccaattttttgaaacttACATGTCAAAGTGTCTGTGTCGTGTCACGTGTCCCTGTCGATGCTACATAGGTCATAAGACATCCATAGACTTCTCTGAAGGAACATATGTTCATGGATGTAATAGATCAATGACAATACTTGAAAGGAAAAACCTACTCAGGACCCACAATTGCTTTAGAAACAAGAAGGTAAAGGATAGAGATAGTGTGGCGGGAATGGCTCGAAGATCGAACCCGGGCGATGGCCGTGTCACGTTGTTTAGTCAGACCCGTGGACTCATGGGTTGGATGGACAGGCGGTGCAGCATTCAATGTGCCTCTGCCAGGCCAGGTTCATTCACCGCGGAGGAATCATAACTCTTGGTTCGGCGGCATCCCACCGGACCAATTAGAAACTCTACAAAAGTCCAAATACCGCCGAACTATTTAGATCGGCAGAACCAACACCCACCGAGCCACCCCTGCTCCCTGACTTGGAGAGGAAGTCAGGAAGAGCCGAGTAGGTATGACAGGCGGCGTGGCACCTTTTCCCCTATTACAGGAATGGATCGTGGAGATCGTGACAGGCCTGAGATTGCGGGCCTAATTTGGCGCCACGATTGACGAACCAATCACCGAGCACGTGGAACGTACGCGTGGGCTGGTCTCCACGTTTCCTTCCCCTATTTTTAGTCCACCTTGAGGAAAAGGTAACTGATTCTCTCCCCGAAAACCCTAAGCATAATCTAAACAGctcctctttcctctttcttaCTTGACCGTCGGAGTGCCTGTCCCGGACTTCCCACGATCCGGGTTTGGCACTAACACGGGTGCTTAAGTGTGCAGGTCTCAACCACGCTAAAGATACACCAACCTAGCCACCATTTAAGAAGGTTCTACTGGAGAAAGCACAGCAACACAATtagcgactctgctggggaaacTTCTGACTCAGATTTTGTGGTGAACACTTTCTCCTCGCACTCTTTCTCCCTTTACCTCTATTCGAAGATGACTAGTGTGGACGAACGACTTCTTGATCTCATGCACTTCATTCTGAACCCTCAAGCTCGCCAAGCCTCCCCAACAACTCAGCAAGTACGGGTAGATCTAGGGCTTGTAGGCACCCCTTCCAGGGGATTCGATGGCTCAGTTATGGTGGGGTCAACTGTCGTCGGGACAAGTAACCTTATTGCAGGAGCGGCTTCGTTCCACATCAACAGCGTCAACCGTATGATGGCCAACCTTAACCCTATTCCACCTCCTCCACCAGAGCTCGCGGTGAGCATGGCAGAGGAGTTACTGCGACTAAGGACGCAGGCACAAGAGCTCCAGGAGCAACAAGGGACCCTCCCGTTTCTAGGTCTAGGGAACGGGGCCGAAGGAGAA
This DNA window, taken from Rhododendron vialii isolate Sample 1 chromosome 8a, ASM3025357v1, encodes the following:
- the LOC131336299 gene encoding uncharacterized protein LOC131336299, with product MASSAILHLSPSQIFTSSFRTYRPSLSLHSYFPKSLTVKASTSLDYEKTSVADVSMKPNNWQWKFKDTFINIYYEEHEKENTVPTKNILMIPTISDVSTVEEWRSVAKDIVQRVGKVNWRATIVDWPGLGYSNRPKLDYNADVMEKFLVDFMNEPNSPVSCLDNDLVVFGGGHAATLTVRAAKKGLVQPTGIAAVAPTWAGPLPIVFGRDSKMESRYGLLRGTLRAPALGWMMYNVLVSNENAIQSQYKSHVYANPENVTADIIESRYALTKRDGARYVPAAFLTGLLDPVKSREEFVELFGGFEGRIPVLVVSTLGAPKRSKAEMEALREAKGVSKFVEVPGALLPQEEYPILVAEELYWFLQENFEPKA